A section of the Humulus lupulus chromosome 2, drHumLupu1.1, whole genome shotgun sequence genome encodes:
- the LOC133816452 gene encoding uncharacterized protein LOC133816452 has translation MTLFELRWELEFMEGHLPPKPPNPSSPDVGHGAAAASPQPLVSVFPSLALPPSLPRWKTLARKKKWRVKCSVSSSHFSFDFADMSKARRHVSIQEEDNAPLLASNLVSHVSANKLKEIVKHYRVPSEYALHAPQEACRSDRPRKGLMALSEHILKAGGTIPLHPFFVAVLNYFDLTPLQLSPNSWLTLSCLFVWFKERAEHTPTAQEVHFLYNLMGSPKSKGFYYLQKANNELPLIEGSVSNTGSWKQDFFFIEGPLSVHEDFRATPKQFVVPSVIGSEAKAVTDLINADSAMKKVPFLFTVANLNRHQLSPVSDPKLLWSVTGSKKTVAMPAEPFPDDDEAEDEPEEAPLECGGSHQRPLSPGGCPPYDSYDQDMAFQP, from the exons atgaccctttttgaattgcggtgggagttagagtttatggagggacaccttccgccaaAACCTCCCAACCCTTCCTCGCCTGATGTTGGTCATGGGGCTGCTGCCGCCTCTCCTCAGCCCttagtctcagtttttcctagcttagcgcttccgccatcgctccctcgatggaaaactcttgctaggaagaaaaaatggagggtcaagtgttctgtctcttcctcacatttttcttttgattttgcagatatgtcgaaggcACGCCGACATGTATCTATCCAGGAAGAGGACAACGCCCCTTTACTGGCGTCCAATCTGGTGTCGCACGTATCCGCGAACAAATTGAAGGAAATAgtgaagcactatcgtgttcccTCGGAATACGCCCTAcatgctcctcaggaggcatgcCGATCCGACCGCCCTAGGAAGGGCCTTATGGCTTTGAGCGAacacattttgaaggcgggtggcaccattcccttgCACCCATTTTTTgtagcggttctcaactatttcgaCCTGACGccccttcagctgtcacccaacagttggttgaccctaagttgcctttttgtttggttcaaggaaCGGGCCGAACACAccccgacggcgcaagaggtgcatttcctatacaacctcatgggatcccccaagtccaagggcttctactacctgcagaaggccaacaacgagctccccttgatagagggctcagtgtccaacacagggtcttggaaacaagactttttcttcatagagggccctctctctgttcaTGAAGACTTTCGcgccaccccca agcaatttgttGTTCCTTCGGTCATTGGGTCGGAGGCGAAGGCCGTGACTGACCTCATCAATGCCGACTCGGCCATGAAGAAGGTGCCATTTTTATTTACTGTGGCAAATCTCAACCGTcaccagctgtccccggtctctgaccccaagctcctgtggtcggttactgggtctaagaagacaGTGGCTATGCCGGCTGAGCCGTTCCCAGATGATGATGAGGCTGAGGAcgagccggaggaagccccccttgaatgtgggggatctcaccagcgacccctgtcccccgggggatgccccccttatgaCTCCTACGATCAGGACATGGCCTTCCAACCTTAG